From the genome of Neomonachus schauinslandi chromosome 5, ASM220157v2, whole genome shotgun sequence, one region includes:
- the SPIC gene encoding transcription factor Spi-C gives MQSCVEQDKLGQDFEDAFEVLRQHSTGDLQYSPDYKNYLAFINHCSHVRGHSNCYGVLPTEEPVYNWRTVINSAADLYFEGNTHQSLPNIPENQLVQPAVLHQKGGKGRKKLRLFEYLHESLCNPEMASCIQWVDKTKGIFQFVSKNKEKLAQLWGKRKGNRKTMTYQKMARALRNYGRTGEITKIRRKLTYQFSEAILQRLSPSYFLEKEIFYSPYVQPEQGFLSFSNWNANYNCPYADYHELSHPDC, from the exons ATG CAGTCCTGTGTTGAACAAGACAAGCTGGGACAAGACTTTGAGGATGCTTTTGAGGTGTTGAGGCAACATTCAACCGGAGATCTTCAGTACTCCCCAG attacaAAAATTACCTGGCTTTCATCAACCACTGCTCTCATGTCAGAGGACATTCCAACTGCTATGGTGTGCTGCCTACAGAGGAACCTGTCTATAATTGGAGAACAGTGATA AACAGTGCTGCGGACCTCTATTTTGAAGGAAATACTCATCAATCTCTGCCAAATATCCCTGAAAACCAACTGGTACAACCTGCTGTTCTCCATCAAAAGGGAGGAAAAG GCAGGAAGAAGCTCCGACTGTTCGAATACCTTCATGAATCCCTGTGTAATCCTGAGATGGCATCTTGTATTCAGTGGGTAGATAAAACCAAAGGCATCTTTCAGTTTgtgtcaaaaaacaaagaaaaacttgcccaactttgggggaaaagaaaaggcaaccgGAAGACCATGACTTACCAGAAAATGGCCAGAGCACTGAGGAATTATGGAAGAACTGGGGAAATCACCAAAATCCGAAGAAAGCTAACTTACCAATTCAGTGAAGCCATTCTCCAAAGACTCTCTCCATCTTATTTCTTAGAAAAAGAGATCTTCTACTCACCGTATGTTCAACCTGAGCAAGGCTTTCTCAGCTTCAGTAACTGGAATGCAAATTATAATTGTCCATATGCTGATTATCATGAGCTAAGCCACCCTGATTGCTAA